The Sphingobacteriaceae bacterium genome has a segment encoding these proteins:
- a CDS encoding translation initiation factor, which yields MSNKNKKSDKIIYSTNPNFKVEQDDGEELKTLPNEKQQLKVYLDRLGGGKLLSRVTGFIGNEKDLEDLGKMIKQKCGGGGSVKNGIILIQGDHRDKIVKLLNDLNYKIKKAGG from the coding sequence ATGAGTAATAAAAATAAAAAGTCGGATAAAATAATTTACAGCACAAATCCGAATTTCAAAGTGGAGCAGGATGATGGTGAAGAACTTAAAACATTGCCTAACGAAAAGCAACAACTAAAAGTGTATCTCGATAGGCTGGGCGGTGGAAAATTGCTAAGCAGAGTTACGGGCTTTATAGGCAATGAAAAAGATCTGGAAGATTTGGGAAAAATGATAAAACAAAAGTGTGGAGGCGGAGGTTCCGTTAAAAACGGAATAATTTTGATTCAAGGTGATCATCGTGATAAAATCGTGAAATTATTAAACGATTTGAATTACAAAATAAAAAAGGCCGGGGGATGA
- a CDS encoding SPOR domain-containing protein, whose product MRVGFLIAIFLFLNGILYSQTSTSGVEELKLAQLKEKKSEYNKLNNGGVDGYRIKIHFGIDREQAKNTRGKFSSKFPEIATYEEYQQPNFVILAGDYKTKLDAFKVLKQIQIEFPSSFIVKDKVKL is encoded by the coding sequence ATGAGAGTTGGTTTTTTAATCGCAATATTCCTTTTTTTGAATGGCATTTTGTACAGTCAAACCTCAACCAGCGGCGTTGAAGAACTTAAGTTGGCTCAACTGAAAGAAAAAAAATCAGAGTATAATAAATTAAATAATGGTGGTGTTGATGGTTACCGAATAAAAATTCATTTTGGAATTGATCGGGAACAGGCCAAAAACACAAGGGGTAAATTTAGTTCTAAATTCCCAGAAATTGCCACTTATGAAGAATATCAGCAACCTAACTTTGTAATATTGGCCGGCGATTATAAAACTAAATTAGATGCATTTAAAGTATTGAAACAAATACAAATTGAATTTCCTTCCTCTTTTATAGTGAAAGATAAAGTTAAATTGTAA
- a CDS encoding AarF/ABC1/UbiB kinase family protein has product MFGIFKIRNLLLRIFRGLSILFVVIGYYWRGWIGRPRYFNFLISSKYKHKGIILSPQVRLRMMLEKLGPTFVKFGQILADRPDIVSEKLRVELKKLQTAAKPFDHQHAMKLIEAELSAPLDQIFSEFNPECIGSASLGQVYKGKLRNGEIVVVKIQRPFIKEKINLDLQILEYIAHKISEEYPEFIVMNLEGIVHEFGETMRNELNYLNEAANARRFGEMFANVPHCKIPKVYVHLTTARLLVLEYIEGISPDNLIEITENGLDPKQVAANGVDVFLKMIFENGFFHADPHSGNIFVMPNNVIGLIDFGMVGTLRPSQMEFLAKFIRAMDLKDSVMLSEAILLLNVNSNKFKNRDDLEFMLDEMMKKYKSVPYEYLSIAQIMDECLIIIRKFGLQIPGSIFLLLKSIATIEKVGLRLDPSVSVSNAIRPYAEALVKKQYTLPRVGKALFKTIKKYAELAQALPEDIGEILYNIKSGKLTHDIKLGNNENMNKSIRQAGATLALSLLVSFSIAGTAVLRSRGDTGFFVDAIFYISCVLGVIMAFKLLGRLKF; this is encoded by the coding sequence ATGTTTGGAATATTTAAAATAAGAAACCTATTACTTCGTATTTTCAGGGGGCTCAGTATTTTGTTTGTTGTAATTGGCTATTACTGGAGAGGCTGGATAGGAAGACCCAGGTATTTTAATTTTTTAATTTCATCAAAATATAAACACAAAGGAATTATTCTTTCTCCTCAAGTTCGTTTACGAATGATGTTGGAAAAACTGGGACCAACCTTTGTGAAATTTGGACAAATACTGGCAGACAGGCCTGACATTGTATCTGAAAAATTAAGAGTTGAACTTAAAAAGTTACAAACAGCAGCAAAACCTTTTGATCATCAGCATGCTATGAAATTAATAGAGGCTGAATTGAGTGCGCCTTTGGATCAGATATTTTCTGAATTTAATCCCGAATGCATTGGCTCTGCATCTTTGGGCCAAGTCTATAAAGGTAAACTCCGGAACGGAGAAATAGTTGTAGTTAAAATTCAAAGGCCCTTCATTAAAGAAAAAATTAATCTTGACTTACAGATATTAGAATACATAGCGCACAAGATTTCGGAGGAATATCCTGAATTTATTGTAATGAATTTGGAAGGCATAGTGCATGAATTTGGAGAAACCATGCGTAATGAGCTGAACTATTTAAATGAAGCTGCTAATGCAAGAAGATTTGGTGAGATGTTTGCTAATGTTCCTCATTGTAAAATTCCAAAAGTATATGTTCACTTAACTACAGCAAGATTGCTGGTATTGGAATATATTGAAGGAATTTCTCCTGACAATTTAATAGAAATAACTGAAAACGGGCTTGATCCAAAACAAGTAGCTGCCAATGGTGTAGATGTATTTTTAAAAATGATTTTTGAAAATGGATTTTTTCACGCTGATCCGCATTCCGGAAATATTTTTGTTATGCCCAATAATGTAATTGGATTAATTGATTTTGGAATGGTGGGTACATTACGTCCTTCACAAATGGAATTTCTGGCCAAGTTTATCAGAGCTATGGATTTAAAAGATAGTGTGATGTTGAGTGAAGCAATATTGTTATTAAATGTGAATTCGAATAAATTCAAGAATAGAGATGATTTGGAATTTATGCTGGATGAAATGATGAAGAAGTATAAGTCTGTTCCGTATGAATATTTGAGTATAGCACAAATAATGGATGAATGTTTGATTATCATCCGCAAGTTTGGATTACAAATTCCCGGTAGCATATTTTTATTGCTTAAGTCTATTGCCACCATTGAAAAAGTTGGATTAAGGCTGGATCCAAGTGTTTCGGTTTCAAATGCAATTCGACCTTATGCTGAGGCTTTGGTAAAAAAACAATATACTTTGCCTCGTGTTGGAAAAGCGCTTTTTAAAACCATTAAAAAATACGCCGAATTAGCTCAAGCATTGCCCGAGGATATCGGTGAAATACTGTACAACATCAAGAGCGGAAAATTAACACACGATATTAAATTAGGTAATAATGAGAACATGAATAAATCAATTCGTCAGGCCGGGGCAACCTTGGCTTTATCGTTATTGGTGAGTTTTTCAATTGCAGGCACAGCAGTTTTAAGGAGTAGAGGCGATACCGGTTTTTTTGTTGATGCAATCTTTTATATTTCCTGCGTTTTGGGCGTAATTATGGCTTTTAAATTACTTGGCCGATTAAAATTTTAA
- a CDS encoding T9SS type A sorting domain-containing protein: MKKIYIVLFLLATNFLFSKTTPALNAGTNLAFVPNYGQYQTSEGNAANMVHFKASVRGMEFYITDSGLSYVFVKHNRDNYDPALGGSPDPNFVPTTEYGRVDMHLKNATLNKNTVEKSNQAFNTTNYYYAHCPTGIMETKGYYKLTYLNVYPNIDWVITSDSKYHLKYEFIVHPGGNPANILLEYKYADLNVTSNSIQLSTPMGQINEQNLFVYQLETNQQVPASYVQNGNIVTISTQTTAGTTLIIDPPLYWSTYWGSAGSEQTQALVCSTVGEYVFIAGYTSSTTYPTTNPGGGTYYQATLGGGTDAFIAKFDTNGVHIWSTFYGGSLNEGSTSYTGISIACGQNTDLWLVGTTNSANFPLQNMGGGAYYQAALGGAYDFFVVKFNYAGVRQHATYVGGTADDGGLSHGNGADCDANGNLYFAGRMNSTNFPLVNPGGGAYFDNTQNGADDLCIVKLNANCQMLWSTIFGGSGDDMNYSMDLHVDRINSKLYLGTCSNSANLPCINPGGSYYFDNTINGGTDAYLSQFNFSGVQLWSTYIGGSSDEWLSMSVNTAPDGDVAFITLTGSSNIPCVNPGGGAFFDNTINGGTWDMYLCRFEQNGAMSWSTYYGSSNNEHCQHNLTIDANGNIIMCGVSDGAAAPPTFNPGGGSFYDGTKDAQGTYCLVQFSPAGVMLWGTYWGGSGHDHLFGTVGACIGVSFHSDIFVCGETNSTDLPMVNPGLGAYFDNTSNGGSDGFVAKFNNDIIPIILPVELKSFECEPSVLGMRLNWTTLNETRNNKFNIERTIDGLNYDNIGEVQGSLSSFSAQHYSFTDKNPYPGINYYRLRQSDLDGHEKTFEVITCNKELIISNGQIEVLSVTGQYLGKVSADNYQNEVKRLNLPAGIYILRVTENGEQKNFKHVINQ, translated from the coding sequence ATGAAAAAAATCTACATCGTTCTGTTTTTGCTGGCCACTAATTTTTTATTTAGCAAAACAACTCCTGCATTAAATGCGGGTACAAATTTAGCTTTTGTTCCTAACTACGGACAATATCAAACCTCTGAAGGAAACGCAGCAAATATGGTACACTTTAAAGCTAGTGTAAGAGGGATGGAATTTTATATTACGGATAGCGGGTTATCTTATGTTTTTGTAAAACACAATAGGGATAATTACGATCCTGCATTAGGAGGAAGCCCGGATCCAAATTTTGTACCTACAACTGAATATGGGCGCGTTGATATGCATTTAAAAAATGCAACTTTAAATAAAAATACAGTAGAAAAATCAAATCAAGCATTTAATACTACTAATTATTATTATGCCCATTGTCCTACTGGAATTATGGAAACCAAAGGATATTATAAATTAACTTACTTAAATGTGTATCCAAATATTGATTGGGTAATTACCAGTGATTCAAAATATCATTTGAAATACGAATTTATTGTTCACCCGGGAGGAAATCCGGCAAACATTCTATTAGAATATAAATACGCCGACTTAAATGTAACTAGTAACAGTATTCAATTAAGTACTCCTATGGGTCAAATTAATGAACAAAACTTATTTGTTTATCAATTAGAAACTAACCAGCAAGTGCCTGCATCTTATGTTCAAAACGGAAATATCGTTACAATCAGTACCCAAACTACAGCCGGAACAACTTTGATAATTGATCCTCCATTATATTGGTCAACTTATTGGGGAAGCGCCGGTTCAGAACAAACACAAGCACTAGTTTGTTCAACAGTTGGAGAATATGTATTTATTGCTGGATATACAAGTAGTACAACTTATCCAACAACTAATCCCGGCGGAGGAACATATTATCAGGCAACTTTAGGAGGAGGTACCGATGCCTTTATTGCAAAATTTGATACTAACGGTGTACACATATGGTCTACCTTTTACGGCGGAAGTTTAAATGAAGGCTCAACAAGTTATACCGGAATATCCATTGCTTGTGGTCAAAATACAGATTTGTGGTTAGTTGGTACAACCAATTCCGCAAATTTTCCATTGCAGAATATGGGTGGCGGAGCTTATTATCAAGCCGCTTTAGGTGGAGCCTATGATTTTTTTGTAGTTAAATTTAATTATGCCGGTGTAAGGCAACACGCCACCTATGTTGGTGGAACGGCCGATGATGGCGGATTGAGTCATGGTAATGGGGCAGATTGTGATGCCAATGGGAATCTTTATTTCGCCGGAAGAATGAACTCTACTAATTTCCCTTTGGTAAATCCGGGTGGAGGCGCCTATTTTGATAATACCCAAAATGGCGCAGATGATTTATGTATTGTAAAACTGAATGCAAATTGTCAAATGTTATGGTCGACGATTTTTGGCGGAAGCGGGGATGATATGAATTACTCAATGGATTTACATGTTGACCGAATCAACAGCAAATTATATTTAGGAACATGTTCTAATTCGGCGAACTTACCTTGCATTAACCCCGGAGGCAGTTATTATTTTGATAATACAATAAATGGTGGAACCGATGCTTACCTCTCTCAATTCAATTTTTCAGGTGTTCAATTATGGAGCACTTACATTGGGGGAAGCAGTGATGAATGGTTATCGATGTCTGTAAACACAGCACCTGATGGAGATGTTGCATTTATCACTTTAACCGGGTCATCTAATATTCCTTGTGTAAATCCGGGCGGGGGTGCATTTTTTGACAATACAATTAACGGAGGCACTTGGGATATGTACCTATGTAGATTTGAACAAAACGGCGCAATGAGTTGGAGTACTTATTACGGTTCATCAAATAATGAACATTGTCAGCATAACCTCACTATTGATGCTAATGGCAATATAATCATGTGTGGCGTTTCTGACGGAGCCGCAGCGCCACCTACCTTTAATCCAGGCGGAGGTAGTTTTTATGATGGAACCAAGGATGCTCAGGGAACGTATTGCCTTGTACAATTTAGTCCCGCCGGTGTTATGCTTTGGGGAACTTATTGGGGAGGTTCCGGACATGACCATTTATTCGGAACTGTTGGCGCATGCATTGGCGTAAGTTTTCATAGCGATATTTTTGTTTGTGGTGAAACTAATTCTACTGATTTACCCATGGTAAATCCCGGATTAGGTGCTTACTTTGATAATACATCAAACGGAGGATCGGACGGATTTGTAGCAAAATTCAATAATGATATAATTCCTATCATTCTTCCGGTTGAACTCAAAAGTTTTGAATGCGAACCGTCGGTTCTGGGCATGCGGTTGAATTGGACAACATTAAATGAAACCAGAAATAATAAATTTAACATTGAAAGAACTATAGATGGGTTAAACTACGATAATATTGGTGAAGTGCAAGGTTCTCTTAGTTCATTTAGCGCCCAACATTATAGTTTTACAGATAAAAATCCATATCCAGGAATTAATTACTATCGCTTAAGACAATCTGATCTGGATGGGCATGAAAAAACATTTGAGGTGATTACTTGTAATAAAGAATTAATAATTAGTAATGGTCAAATTGAAGTATTGAGTGTGACGGGACAGTATTTAGGAAAAGTTTCAGCCGACAACTATCAAAATGAGGTGAAGCGATTGAATCTTCCTGCCGGCATTTATATTTTAAGAGTAACTGAAAACGGGGAACAGAAGAATTTTAAGCATGTGATTAATCAATAA
- a CDS encoding gliding motility-associated C-terminal domain-containing protein: MKKLLIPFVALFCFGKLIAQPAAPSCPTQSIYAHNGTIINGHTLPNGPATIVLNNLPGGAGGLAIGPAFGFPAPNPTWWTTSGGTYWYYNNGGTWSNTGNAVVGGGAVNIGGGATKIYNLIGASGQIWQYTGAGPGTLLTTLVPAFSGQGPYDVVCDMADNFYILKASPGAQQGIYCYNINGVLTCSWSISGMINQTAGGGFSILTTTNPAIHRMYYNSNGTDYIGNIIPGQANIISTVQALPGGGDYACCALPIPTGSIIAPNGGTLTCNLPQIPLVAQVNGNASLGWTGGYNTPTTAPVSPTCGTINWAGPGIVSGQGTPTIQVNQPGVYSYTLFGCNGCPGYTITATFTVIGQGGLMVPIITAPTCFTGPSTMSVSPNNFTNTVLWSGPGIVGPNNTFTINFNLPGTYTAVVSSGTNCSGTGTVYVSPSPTVTGIASPTIICNGGSSSLTASGAGVGGTYTWDPGAIPGSTLVVSPTVSTIYTVTGTSSVGCTGTGTVLVNVGITPTIIATPSPSAICIGNSANVTLSGAANYTTTPGGFLTNFFNVAPMVTTNYNVLGTSVDGCTNTANFQIIVNPLPTVTVNSPTICSGQPLNLLAQGAATYSWTGPQGFTSNLPNPVIPNAQPNMTGQYFVNALSIDGCTGTAVANVSIIPVPAPVIIGDIPCYGGTLNLSGSGALSYTWTGPNGFYSNLPAVSIPSVTQLEAGVYTLSVSIGFCTSFATYDATVRALPIPTLTTNAPVCAKSPMMISGTGGLSYVWYGPNNFSHVGNNINVNAYMTHVGTFTAVVTDNFGCVGSNTIAISVYPLPFVGTIGSTVCANKTATLVAAGGVTYSWTGPGGFTASTGTTYIPNASPIHMGEYSVTVTDINNCVNTGVVQLSVNPMPTVTANYSGPICAGKNIQLNASAQNALLYSWNGPLNFLSVLQNPPLENLQPNASGIYTVFVHDAIGCEAYAFVEVLVRPLPNLNITSDKLESCVPLCINLGQQTFNQIVSTNWHLGNGAVGNGSVAANCFTKPGHYVIYANYMDNYGCENTSSIAVNAWPIPVADFNFTPTKPIINESIEFTDASREAEITNWTWNFSHLSTKPYFSSVVNLSYSDPGSYAAALIVKSNHGCIDTVVKSLIVGDDFGIYVPDVFSPNGDGINDVFQPKGFGINQYEMHIFDRWGERLFSTTDFEQGWNGTYAKRGSEILKQDVYVWKIKLVNTFGKSKEFTGKVTLIK; encoded by the coding sequence GTGAAAAAATTATTAATTCCTTTCGTTGCACTTTTTTGTTTTGGCAAATTAATTGCTCAACCCGCAGCTCCCAGCTGTCCCACGCAATCAATTTATGCGCATAACGGAACAATAATAAACGGTCATACATTACCGAATGGACCGGCAACAATTGTATTGAATAATTTACCCGGTGGTGCGGGTGGTTTAGCTATTGGCCCTGCTTTTGGTTTTCCGGCTCCTAATCCAACTTGGTGGACAACATCCGGTGGAACGTATTGGTATTATAACAACGGTGGAACCTGGTCTAATACGGGTAATGCGGTTGTTGGTGGTGGAGCCGTTAACATTGGTGGCGGTGCTACAAAAATTTATAATTTGATTGGTGCTTCGGGACAAATCTGGCAGTACACCGGAGCAGGTCCGGGTACTTTACTTACTACACTAGTTCCGGCATTTTCGGGTCAAGGTCCATATGATGTGGTTTGTGACATGGCAGATAACTTTTATATTTTAAAAGCTTCGCCTGGCGCACAACAAGGTATTTATTGTTACAACATTAATGGAGTATTAACCTGTTCTTGGTCAATTTCCGGAATGATTAATCAAACAGCAGGTGGTGGTTTTTCTATTTTAACTACTACAAATCCGGCCATTCATAGAATGTATTACAATAGTAATGGAACAGATTATATTGGAAATATTATTCCTGGTCAAGCAAATATTATTAGTACTGTGCAAGCATTACCCGGAGGAGGTGATTATGCTTGCTGTGCTTTACCAATTCCAACGGGATCAATTATTGCGCCTAATGGCGGGACTTTAACGTGTAATCTTCCTCAAATACCTTTGGTTGCTCAAGTAAATGGAAATGCAAGTTTAGGTTGGACCGGCGGATATAACACACCAACAACAGCTCCTGTAAGTCCTACTTGTGGTACAATAAATTGGGCGGGGCCCGGTATAGTAAGCGGACAAGGTACTCCAACAATTCAAGTGAATCAACCGGGAGTTTATTCCTACACTTTATTTGGTTGTAACGGTTGTCCGGGTTACACAATCACAGCTACTTTCACGGTAATTGGTCAAGGTGGTTTAATGGTTCCTATTATTACTGCACCAACTTGTTTTACAGGACCAAGTACCATGTCGGTTTCGCCGAATAACTTTACCAATACAGTTTTATGGTCCGGTCCGGGTATTGTTGGGCCTAATAATACATTTACTATTAATTTTAATTTACCGGGAACATATACGGCTGTGGTTTCATCAGGAACAAATTGCAGTGGAACCGGAACCGTTTATGTCAGTCCATCTCCTACCGTAACCGGCATTGCTAGTCCAACAATTATTTGTAATGGAGGTTCATCATCCCTTACTGCCAGCGGTGCGGGTGTTGGCGGTACGTATACTTGGGATCCGGGTGCAATTCCGGGTTCTACTTTAGTTGTTTCGCCAACTGTTTCTACTATTTATACAGTAACAGGAACTAGTAGTGTGGGTTGTACGGGCACAGGTACCGTGCTGGTTAATGTTGGAATAACTCCTACCATTATAGCCACTCCAAGCCCTTCAGCCATTTGTATTGGAAATAGTGCCAATGTTACACTGAGTGGAGCTGCAAATTACACTACAACACCGGGTGGATTTTTAACTAATTTCTTCAATGTAGCACCAATGGTTACTACCAATTACAATGTTTTAGGAACATCAGTTGACGGTTGTACCAATACGGCGAATTTCCAGATTATCGTGAATCCGCTTCCAACAGTAACTGTAAACAGCCCAACGATCTGCAGTGGTCAGCCATTGAATTTGCTCGCTCAAGGTGCTGCAACATATAGCTGGACAGGTCCACAAGGATTTACTTCGAATTTACCGAATCCAGTTATCCCGAATGCTCAACCTAACATGACGGGTCAGTATTTTGTGAATGCATTAAGTATTGATGGTTGTACGGGTACAGCCGTTGCTAACGTTTCGATCATTCCCGTTCCTGCTCCTGTTATTATTGGTGATATCCCATGTTATGGAGGAACTTTGAATTTAAGCGGAAGTGGTGCCTTATCTTATACTTGGACAGGCCCGAATGGATTTTATAGTAATCTTCCTGCGGTGAGTATTCCTAGTGTTACTCAGTTAGAAGCCGGTGTTTATACTTTAAGTGTTTCCATCGGGTTCTGTACAAGCTTTGCAACCTATGACGCAACGGTTCGCGCATTACCGATTCCAACATTAACAACCAATGCACCTGTTTGTGCAAAATCACCGATGATGATCAGTGGTACAGGCGGATTGAGTTATGTTTGGTATGGCCCGAATAATTTCTCACATGTAGGAAATAATATTAATGTGAATGCATATATGACACATGTTGGAACATTTACAGCAGTTGTTACAGATAATTTTGGTTGCGTAGGCTCAAATACCATTGCCATAAGTGTATATCCATTACCATTTGTAGGAACGATCGGATCTACAGTTTGTGCGAATAAAACGGCTACATTAGTTGCTGCGGGAGGTGTTACATACAGTTGGACTGGTCCGGGTGGATTTACGGCAAGTACAGGAACAACCTATATTCCTAACGCAAGCCCAATTCATATGGGTGAGTATTCAGTAACAGTGACAGATATTAATAATTGTGTGAATACAGGCGTGGTTCAATTATCGGTTAATCCTATGCCAACTGTTACAGCAAATTATAGTGGCCCAATTTGTGCGGGAAAAAATATACAATTAAACGCAAGCGCTCAAAATGCATTGCTTTATAGTTGGAATGGTCCACTCAACTTCTTATCCGTATTGCAAAATCCTCCACTGGAGAATCTTCAGCCTAATGCTTCCGGTATATATACTGTGTTTGTGCATGACGCTATAGGCTGTGAGGCTTATGCATTTGTAGAAGTTTTAGTAAGGCCTTTACCTAACTTAAATATAACTTCTGATAAATTGGAAAGTTGTGTTCCGTTATGCATTAATTTAGGTCAACAAACTTTTAATCAGATAGTATCTACTAATTGGCATTTAGGAAACGGAGCAGTTGGTAACGGCTCAGTAGCGGCTAATTGTTTCACTAAGCCCGGACATTATGTTATTTATGCTAATTATATGGATAATTATGGTTGTGAAAATACTTCTTCAATAGCGGTAAACGCCTGGCCGATACCGGTTGCAGATTTTAACTTCACGCCAACTAAACCAATCATCAACGAATCTATTGAATTTACAGATGCATCCAGGGAAGCGGAGATTACAAACTGGACCTGGAATTTCTCACATCTAAGCACTAAGCCTTATTTCAGCTCAGTAGTGAATTTGTCATACTCAGATCCGGGAAGTTATGCAGCTGCTTTAATAGTGAAAAGTAATCATGGTTGTATTGATACGGTAGTTAAATCATTAATTGTTGGAGATGATTTCGGAATTTATGTGCCTGATGTTTTCTCTCCAAACGGAGATGGGATTAACGATGTGTTCCAGCCTAAAGGATTCGGAATTAATCAATACGAGATGCATATTTTTGACCGTTGGGGCGAGCGTTTATTCAGCACTACTGATTTTGAACAAGGATGGAATGGAACATACGCGAAAAGAGGAAGTGAAATTTTGAAACAAGATGTTTATGTTTGGAAAATTAAATTGGTAAACACATTTGGAAAATCAAAAGAGTTTACCGGAAAAGTTACATTGATTAAATAA
- the hemE gene encoding uroporphyrinogen decarboxylase, whose product MLKNDLILKAACGEEVERAPVWLMRQAGRVLPEYRAVRSKAKNFIDFVKNPELACEVTIQPVDILGVDAAIIFSDILVIPEAMGLPYEMKEAVGPRFEKTIKTKKDIEELRIAEAGDLDYVMQALKLTKKELNQRVPLIGFCGAPWTLFAYMIEGGGSKTFSKAKQFLYTEPELSHLLLDKITSSSINYLKGQVKSGADMLQIFDSWAGVLSEKMYYEFSLKYISMICDALSSLVPVTVFAKDAHYALKKISETKCSSIGLDWTIDPLNARKESGNKTLQGNTDPCLLYADEKKILHETQTMLKAFGKNKYICNLGHGLYPDIDKEKVKYFVDVVKQYKWEN is encoded by the coding sequence ATGTTAAAAAATGATCTAATATTGAAAGCTGCCTGTGGTGAAGAAGTAGAAAGAGCACCGGTGTGGTTAATGCGCCAAGCAGGAAGAGTTTTGCCGGAATACAGAGCCGTTAGAAGTAAAGCAAAAAATTTTATTGATTTTGTAAAAAATCCGGAACTTGCTTGTGAAGTAACAATTCAACCGGTTGATATTTTAGGCGTTGATGCGGCTATTATATTCAGCGATATTTTAGTGATACCCGAGGCTATGGGTTTACCTTATGAAATGAAAGAGGCTGTGGGTCCGCGATTTGAAAAAACGATAAAGACTAAAAAAGACATTGAAGAATTACGAATTGCTGAAGCAGGAGATTTGGATTATGTGATGCAGGCACTTAAACTCACAAAAAAAGAATTGAATCAACGTGTACCATTAATTGGATTTTGTGGCGCACCATGGACCTTATTTGCTTATATGATTGAGGGTGGAGGAAGCAAAACATTTAGTAAAGCCAAACAATTTTTATATACCGAACCCGAGCTTTCCCATTTACTTCTTGATAAAATCACAAGCAGCTCTATCAATTATTTAAAAGGGCAGGTGAAGTCCGGAGCAGATATGTTGCAAATTTTTGATTCCTGGGCCGGTGTATTAAGTGAAAAGATGTATTATGAATTTTCACTCAAATACATTTCAATGATCTGTGACGCGCTTTCGTCATTGGTTCCGGTTACAGTTTTCGCAAAAGATGCGCATTATGCTTTGAAAAAGATCAGCGAAACAAAATGCAGTTCAATTGGATTAGACTGGACCATCGATCCACTCAATGCGCGTAAGGAATCCGGCAACAAAACACTTCAAGGCAATACGGACCCTTGTTTGTTGTATGCAGACGAAAAAAAGATTTTGCATGAAACTCAAACCATGTTAAAAGCGTTTGGAAAGAATAAATACATCTGTAATTTAGGTCATGGTTTATATCCCGATATTGATAAAGAAAAAGTAAAATATTTTGTAGATGTGGTGAAGCAGTATAAGTGGGAGAATTAA